One window of Anaerotignum faecicola genomic DNA carries:
- a CDS encoding BlaI/MecI/CopY family transcriptional regulator — translation MNPHKNYLSPKEYEIMTIFWSIDKPLTVSEVLQHRKEGTWSANSIHPLLNKLLENGYIGVCGSQKVAKVNSRLYEAKISLSDYVTNQVSEVFDNETNKFNVSSFLSGLLGGDKENDKEIISELENWLNDYCKKDDRL, via the coding sequence ATGAATCCGCATAAAAACTATTTATCCCCAAAGGAATATGAGATTATGACCATATTCTGGAGTATAGACAAACCACTGACGGTATCTGAAGTCCTGCAGCACAGAAAAGAGGGTACTTGGTCCGCAAATTCCATCCATCCATTGTTGAACAAATTATTGGAGAATGGTTATATCGGCGTTTGTGGTTCCCAAAAGGTTGCGAAGGTGAACAGTCGACTGTATGAGGCTAAAATCAGTCTTTCAGACTATGTTACAAATCAGGTTTCGGAGGTTTTTGACAACGAAACGAATAAGTTCAATGTGTCCTCTTTTTTATCCGGCTTGTTAGGTGGGGACAAAGAAAATGATAAAGAAATTATTTCCGAGCTGGAAAATTGGTTGAATGATTACTGTAAAAAGGATGACAGGTTGTAA